Genomic segment of Desulfuromonadaceae bacterium:
GTTCTGCGTTGGAGTCGGTCGGCGGGTTGCGGTCGCAAATTGCCGCGCTGGTTCCAACGTTAGATGCCAAGGCGATCCCGCGCAAATTTCGCCGCTCGATGTCAGCAATGTCGATCTATGCGACCCTTGCCGGACAGGAGGCGCTGACTCATGCCCGCCTCGATGCCGCCGCCTGTCAGGACGGACGAACCGGCGTGGTGATCGGTTCGACGGTCGGCAGTACCCTGACGACCGAGGAATTTTTTATCGACTATCTGGCCGACCACAGCCTGGAGCGGATGAAATCGACGCTCTTCTTCCATATTATGAATCACTCCTGCGCGTCCAATGTGGCGCAGGCCCTCGATATCCGGGGACGCTTGCTTGCTCCGTCAGCCGCCTGCTCAACCGGCTGTCAGGCTATTGGTTACGGCTTTGAAATGATTGCCTTTGGCAAACAGGACCGGATGCTGTGCGGCGGTGCCGACGAGTTTCACCCGCTGACGGTGGCGACCTTCGATGTCATGCACGCCGCTTCAATCAACTTCAATGCCACGCCGACCCGGACCCCGCGCCCTTTTGACCGCGATCGTGACGGGGTAGTGTGCGCCGCAGGGAGCGGTATCCTGCTCCTCGAAGAACTCGAACTGGCCAAGGCACGGGGCGCCAATATCCTTGCCGAAATTGTCGGCTTTGCGACCTTGACCGACAGTTCGAATATCGCCAATCCGAATCCGGCAGCGATGACCGAATGTATGCGTCTGGCGCTGGCCGATGCCGGTCTGGAAGCTGCAGCGGTCGATTACGTCAATGCTCACGCTACCGCCACCGAGCAGGGGGATATTGCCGAGGCGCAAGCGATTCACGAACTCTTCGGTGCGCGCGTGCCGGTGAGCAGTTTCAAGGGGCACATGGGGCACGCCATGGCCGCGAGCGGTTCGCTGGAACTGGCCGGTGCGGTGGGTGCCATGCAGCGTGGCCTGATCGCGCCCACCCTCAATCTTGAGCATATCGATCCGGCCTGTGCGCAGCTCGATCATGTGCGCCAACCACGGGAAACGCAGGTGAACCTGATGGTTAAAAATAACT
This window contains:
- a CDS encoding beta-ketoacyl-[acyl-carrier-protein] synthase family protein is translated as MQMRRVVVTGIGAVSPFGCGFERLTEGLLTGRSAVTYCSALESVGGLRSQIAALVPTLDAKAIPRKFRRSMSAMSIYATLAGQEALTHARLDAAACQDGRTGVVIGSTVGSTLTTEEFFIDYLADHSLERMKSTLFFHIMNHSCASNVAQALDIRGRLLAPSAACSTGCQAIGYGFEMIAFGKQDRMLCGGADEFHPLTVATFDVMHAASINFNATPTRTPRPFDRDRDGVVCAAGSGILLLEELELAKARGANILAEIVGFATLTDSSNIANPNPAAMTECMRLALADAGLEAAAVDYVNAHATATEQGDIAEAQAIHELFGARVPVSSFKGHMGHAMAASGSLELAGAVGAMQRGLIAPTLNLEHIDPACAQLDHVRQPRETQVNLMVKNNFALGGVNSSIVLRRYPA